The following are encoded together in the Maniola jurtina chromosome 27, ilManJurt1.1, whole genome shotgun sequence genome:
- the LOC123879153 gene encoding uncharacterized protein LOC123879153 encodes MPEDILEDEIAIIINELPSNIFINADKEIRNQQIHEFALDIQNSSENASKDVTKEIIEWLTKIIKPEEIQTLNSFKKQLIERINSLLRERTSNDYRQDRLSNGMEDVGNGKVTSICCELNANNIHDPENDFKEFIVKYIEHYYDVENSIAREAFGETLKVELQKLSASTTKVYDKSTKNEQHVISTPDSLPRELKYVNIISDWLKTLPLQTTFDRQGNRSRSEFVNSLAKNLSNVEESRMIRLTGMEYRVYLASIINKYANQLLMPAYNKKNLDAVVDDLVHKIEEVRPRLCCQMAKCKSNISSINRTNIPDEQLSDFIEVYIRENYEELSEDELKLDAISARLFKEINKKKSEIPEHSNADEAEERDEPVRRLSFKLSYAKEIVDCLNNLPLLPIMDKTSRDLRVKMISKLAEIMYDRWRALHDDTNDTYFNTLLSEYLMRWISEFPLDTSKEIDESIVIQQLLNRMERVNRQKLERKEISQGNHERNSREMCKFPYTCCNKMNTTQNNQDPGAAIVEAIENWCAALPVQTEDKTNNDMIKNSVSTNLFKKISELSMNPKCLTDNNLYRELLSEEIDEQLGKLPHNSKLQTLKEDLKQLLVSKIMEKRVEIREQASSTVYKQELEKTIELSLLNPVLAYQEESPGFKMFKDCLATMFILDNFDYGYDKIKENCLIRIKKEIDKYFPEVQKRNTIPLNKDQIYNELYSQLFNVPLPNNTSIAEEVEEIKTRCDIDAWFETLPLRTASSDGEILARNQIIAMLAKRIHRMEKYEQNSDSKIHKETTKWLLKLPLLPGQEDNVNELAYELLQRLKSTLSNRKCTQRNEITYKDKSIINNNKRKSKGILGTSQIAGPSSENKAWPCPASPTCCQTSPPKPTKPADMLVDIVEMWCEGIPLHVDNRDNTKVIKDNLTIKVIMKISELNGNSETLNNDFLYDALLDDELENLLSTLPTSDEFNQSKDLRKKQLKVAIKSVKPLIQKEKARYEYKQELQNIVDNFLKEPQNLMPKIRGLYISIQNDVIDNFILYNYHKNDEDGSIYKMMVNVAVEKYFTEVCQSDDNLCNPLMIGNHLLCEMAKVPALSKATILEEIREIRIKSIISEFFNDHSLCNRNDKLLMRTQIIATLAKRISELEKVSSATENFNKIKNIIVKCLNKLDENVEEKDINLLVQSLQNLPETEIAAASESRYETPLPFINDDQRYNQSIHAPAQHQTRYNKDNQNTENGKWTSLLSVTPKDHDAPTANSEVTQRSQLNGQIAYNSIRESKTNYSDFKRGVVLTSSIRKKGSNDEKATLEPNQKIERKSTIVGKSAVADKPIEPTTPGQVTKSFTPNLQDHQKLSEQDGTFEEDASMQRANSIHTSYKAANDQQSIPPTYAFTSPIRPPQFQQNRSGPRQLAPNTENQIPIDPSSMPNNRKTKLPPYKSKQSLRNENLRQPIRKTTYRKVSQQVPREVSQQVTQKIPPLAQPKANNQSNLFNASITDLKSSSKKETIKHEKTIVSSSSLDDEARDRFPTSSSITLTKSSAPLRNIREPNPFSITPQSSSITPPFTTRRPTSDLNIPCRKRKPSFFFNPSDVIESSRPVQRLGCIGSAQYTQTVEKKCRKEEYLTLDKEDGSAECKCGKWRRRLCRSEIPVCRAHKKRRCKICSDSRLFCYKMPPCQYPGFYYY; translated from the coding sequence ATGCCTGAGGATATTTTAGAAGATGAAATTGCAATTATAATAAACGAGCTACCatctaatatatttattaatgcaGACAAGGAAATAAGAAATCAACAAATTCACGAGTTCGCTTTAGATATTCAGAACAGTTCAGAAAATGCATCAAAAGATGTAACGAAAGAAATTATTGAGTGgctaacaaaaataataaaaccagAAGAGATACAAACATTAAATTCATTCAAGAAACAACTCATAGAAAGAATAAATAGTTTACTACGAGAAAGGACTTCAAATGATTACCGACAAGACAGACTATCTAATGGAATGGAAGATGTTGGAAATGGAAAAGTAACATCAATTTGTTGCGAATTAAACGCAAATAATATTCACGACcctgaaaatgattttaaagaatttatcGTAAAATACATCGAACACTATTACGATGTGGAAAATTCAATAGCTAGAGAAGCATTCGGTGAAACGTTAAAGGTTGAGCTTCAAAAACTAAGTGCATCTACAACAAAAGTATATGATAAATCTACTAAAAATGAACAGCATGTAATATCTACGCCAGATAGTTTACCTAGAGAACTTAAATATGTTAATATCATTTCAGATTGGTTAAAAACACTTCCGTTACAAACAACATTTGATAGACAAGGAAATAGATCTCGTAGCGAATTTGTTAACTCCTTAGCCAAAAATTTAAGTAACGTTGAAGAAAGTAGAATGATTCGCCTGACTGGAATGGAGTACAGAGTGTATCTTGCgtcgataataaataaatacgcaAATCAACTGCTGATGCCTGCGTATAATAAGAAAAATTTGGATGCAGTGGTCGATGATTTAGTTCATAAAATAGAGGAAGTCCGCCCTCGCCTATGTTGTCAAATGGCAAAATGTAAAAGCAACATATCTTCAATAAACAGAACCAATATACCAGATGAACAACTTAGTGATTTTATTGAAGTATATATTCGCGAGAATTATGAGGAGCTCAGTGAAGATGAATTGAAGCTAGATGCCATATCTGCAAGGCTctttaaagaaataaataagaagaAGAGTGAAATTCCAGAACATTCAAATGCTGATGAAGCTGAAGAGAGAGATGAACCAGTAAGAAGATTGAGTTTCAAGCTGAGCTATGCCAAAGAGATTGTAGATTGcttaaataatttaccattacTACCAATAATGGATAAAACTTCCAGGGATTTAAGAGTCAAAATGATCAGTAAACTTGCAGAAATAATGTACGACAGATGGCGAGCTCTACATGATGATACTAATGACACTTATTTTAATACACTTTTATCAGAATACCTGATGCGATGGATTTCAGAATTTCCACTCGATACAAGTAAAGAAATCGATGAATCCATTGTCATTCAACAATTATTGAATCGAATGGAACGAGTTAATAGACAAAAATTGGAAAGAAAAGAAATATCTCAAGGTAATCATGAAAGAAACTCGAGAGAAATGTGTAAATTTCCTTACACGTGTTGTAATAAAATGAACACTACTCAAAACAATCAAGATCCCGGAGCTGCTATTGTAGAGGCAATAGAGAATTGGTGTGCTGCGTTACCAGTTCAAACAGAAGATAAAACAAATAATGATATGATAAAAAACTCCGTATCCAccaatctatttaaaaaaataagtgaactTAGTATGAATCCAAAATGTTTAACTGATAATAATCTTTATCGAGAATTGTTGTCCGAAGAAATAGATGAGCAGCTTGGCAAGCTGCCACATAATTCAAAACTTCAAACACTCAAAGAAGACCTGAAACAACTATTAGTATCCAAAATAATGGAGAAGAGAGTAGAAATTAGAGAACAGGCTTCCAGTACCGTATATAAGCAAGAGTTAGAAAAAACAATTGAACTGTCACTTCTTAATCCAGTACTAGCTTATCAAGAAGAGAGTCCTggtttcaaaatgtttaaagATTGTCTAGCAACAATGTTTATTCTCGATAACTTTGATTATGGTTAcgataaaattaaagaaaattgtttaataagaataaaaaaagaaattgacAAATATTTTCCAGAAGTTCAGAAAAGAAACACCATACCACTCAATAAAGATCAAATCTATAATGAGTTGTATAGTCAACTATTTAACGTCCCCCTTCCAAATAACACATCTATCGCTGAAGAAGTGGAGGAAATTAAAACAAGGTGTGACATTGACGCTTGGTTTGAAACTTTACCTCTTAGAACAGCTTCTTCTGATGGTGAAATTTTAGCAAGAAATCAAATTATAGCTATGCTTGCTAAGCGAATTCATAGAATGGAAAAATATGAACAAAATTCTGATAGTAAGATCCACAAAGAAACTACAAAATGGCTGTTAAAATTACCTTTATTACCGGGTCAGGAAGACAATGTTAATGAATTAGCTTACGAATTACTACAAAGACTTAAATCAACTTTAAGTAATAGAAAATGCACACAACGTAATGAAATTACGTATAAAGATAAatctataattaataataacaagaGAAAGAGCAAAGGAATTTTGGGTACTAGTCAAATTGCTGGTCCGAGTAGTGAAAATAAAGCATGGCCATGTCCTGCTTCACCCACTTGTTGTCAAACATCTCCACCGAAACCCACAAAGCCAGCAGACATGCTTGTGGATATTGTCGAAATGTGGTGTGAAGGAATTCCACTACATGTGGATAATAGAGATAACACAAAAGTGATCAAGGACAATCTTACTATTAaagttattatgaaaataagcGAACTAAATGGAAATTCTGAAACGTTAAACAATGATTTCTTATACGACGCTTTGCTTGACGATGAGCTAGAAAATCTATTGTCTACCTTACCGACATCTGACGAGTTTAATCAAAGCAAAGATctaagaaaaaaacaattgaaagTTGCTATTAAATCTGTCAAACCTCttattcaaaaagaaaaagccAGATATGAGTATAAACAAGAATTGCAGAATATTGTGGATAATTTCTTAAAAGAACCGCAAAATTTAATGCCTAAAATAAGAGGTTTATACATCAGTATACAAAATGATGtcatagataattttattttatacaattacCACAAGAATGATGAAGACGGCAGTATTTATAAGATGATGGTAAATGTTGctgtagaaaaatattttacagaagTTTGTCAAAGTGACGATAATCTCTGTAATCCACTGATGATAGGAAATCATTTGCTATGTGAAATGGCTAAAGTTCCAGCTCTTAGTAAAGCAACAATTTTAGAAGAAATTCGAGAAATACGAATAAAATCCATTATATCTGAATTTTTTAACGATCACTCCTTATGTAATCGTAATGATAAGCTACTTATGAGAACCCAAATAATAGCTACTTTAGCTAAACGTATAAGTGAATTGGAAAAAGTAAGCAGTGCAACAGAaaacttcaataaaataaaaaatattattgtaaaatgtcTTAATAAATTAGATGAAAATGTAGAGGAAAAAGATATCAATTTATTGGTCCAAAGTTTACAAAATCTTCCAGAAACAGAAATAGCGGCTGCTTCAGAAAGTAGATATGAGACACCTCTACCATTCATTAATGATGATCAAAGGTATAATCAAAGTATCCACGCACCAGCACAACATCAAACTAGATATAATAAAGATAATCAGAACACAGAAAATGGAAAGTGGACATCATTACTCTCAGTGACACCCAAAGATCATGATGCACCTACTGCAAATTCAGAAGTTACACAAAGATCGCAACTCAATGGCCAAATTGCTTATAACAGCATCAGGGAATCTAAAACGAATTACTCTGATTTCAAAAGAGGAGTTGTGCTAACTTCTTCAATAAGAAAAAAGGGATCAAATGACGAGAAGGCTACATTAGAACCCAATCAAAAAATTGAACGTAAGTCAACCATTGTAGGCAAAAGTGCTGTTGCTGATAAACCTATAGAACCTACAACACCTGGGCAAGTTACAAAGTCTTTTACCCCAAATTTACAGGACCATCAAAAACTATCAGAGCAGGACGGCACGTTTGAAGAAGACGCCAGTATGCAACGGGCAAACTCAATACATACTTCCTATAAAGCAGCAAATGATCAGCAAAGTATTCCACCAACTTATGCATTTACCAGTCCAATACGACCACCACAATTCCAGCAAAATAGGTCAGGACCAAGACAACTAGCACCAAATACTGAAAACCAGATTCCAATTGATCCATCATCAATGCCAAATAATAGAAAAACGAAACTTCCTCCTTACAAATCAAAGCAATCATTACGAAATGAAAATTTACGTCAACCAATACGAAAGACGACATATCGCAAGGTCTCGCAACAAGTCCCTCGAGAGGTCTCACAACAGGTCACGCAAAAAATACCTCCTTTAGCCCAACCAAAAGCCAATAACCAATCAAATTTATTCAATGCTTCAATCACTGATCTAAAATCCTCATCCAAAAAAGAAACAATCAAACACGAAAAAACTATAGTTTCTAGTTCTTCATTAGATGATGAAGCAAGGGATAGGTTTCCTACTTCATCATCAATCACGCTAACAAAATCATCAGCACCATTGAGAAATATAAGAGAACCGAATCCTTTTTCTATAACACCACAATCATCTTCTATAACTCCCCCTTTTACTACACGAAGACCTACATCAGACTTAAATATACCATGCCGTAAAAGGAAACCCTCTTTCTTCTTCAATCCATCGGATGTAATAGAATCTAGTAGACCTGTCCAAAGACTAGGATGTATTGGTTCTGCCCAGTATACACAAACTGTGGAAAAGAAATGTAGAAAGGAAGAATACCTCACATTAGATAAAGAGGATGGAAGCGCGGAATGCAAGTGTGGAAAATGGAGGAGAAGACTTTGTAGAAGCGAAATACCAGTTTGTCGCGCGCACAAGAAGAGGCGCTGCAAAATTTGTAGTGACTCGAGGCTTTTTTGTTACAAGATGCCCCCTTGTCAATATCctggattttattattattaa